The Anoplolepis gracilipes chromosome 14, ASM4749672v1, whole genome shotgun sequence genome includes a window with the following:
- the Elys gene encoding uncharacterized protein Elys isoform X2 yields MKELEEVNCEIRRIVNLQFPLTNRLRSSETEEHGQTARISQEHESDSECRAGFLHNATYAWLSHGCRLVVFNVKIGESISSWTFRGIVTSVSQFPAQSGEFPLLLVGVDNCANKLKDSSGLLCIFDCTTSRVLRAIRMTCGVEQVCVVSGGAEWEEFNDKRLDNALNEMDGIACVVLRNLQHIMIDLRRRTWDVYDLSSVMDETSPAELDFLSAKQVVGRHQSNREKHAAYNLLNRRIEKHIGFNREEFESSPLLGESLTTALISSTKIGCLISGCLGRVIIWQNDGSIRWISAPIDENMAVTHLALLEPTDDPRPFYYLWVVFQDELSRTPPVLRMYAMLFERKYCDRDVNLYFNLEDDPSLKFESELNEGDRIVGLCTVERESNSEQTDSGARRGEDNLLLIATNERMLLFDLNQWYKEQMPRTISECQNPNSILATYRTRPDAQNADSQVMSFAYVPLSLQEFPISGPNSPEELFYPNSLSLEWVELSSRRLTFWMTRGIQADLLREMAMAGPIILIQPSETFHRCLSVGLVPFNSEFTFASDQNAQREMLLSLCLEQRWSTFLVKCATEWSDGSASYLYPTFLKWGIQRASTIKMIADRLCVPLFDQSGSSIGEADVKNLRFCSQQLECLSSVVGKLPSAVADLKKQRRTLKRVSTYFQVLLWFYDVGLLPETQDLEEEEESTLPIPLALKVPYPYERLSVLYKEKRAQLQKDNSGNEKEQDLFIDELITRECSMLKAQWEREGGTITGGCYPPPSLQSLLRSYLTDYQQSEASEISCKHQITIYLLMDLQAMLSQQQYRAVKHLIKYPSAFKMTPSLIKLTQAFWLLDHENYQEFLDTITGQLISDSDVKDWHHRLILRTLVRNNQHKFALVYLRVRKPPLSSLEEQGVAVSLSVEHGLVQSAFHRRPPCHYEQLLISFFRACKKYGKLNEILHLALDTEEEEVFIRFLEENKTKDLRLLYYLQRCRYTEAIGSHPIRHYQSNFTKDIQSTSFSMLDAYNMTLPDVTKQFSTNGLAASSSDADLKARYSRPMSHRKSHDRLRNIYETVIAKARETYLRNEKYQVPFISVPCMSLKFNNSGTNMNCVSFPALVHKNRGKRRIDQVYEEDADASDMLDSAKRRRLSDGTVSLNKSDSRESRLTATFETPLVERKFNVCTNKDNVPETPQSILKIRQLVRSSTLSSVGTQEEEIADGLSQSEKKTNRQIRFSIQQSKKALTYEEEEEEEEENEEKKVEEEEAGDVRANVSFRTNASNDVVGSNKSAYYESAILSDTSSITSSRIYGYARPRPSLRRSALSVESLQESSAKKASGTSAYLSSSSIDVDNTSKRSNSSQFVYSTTMLSPDSSVDISYPTTSGRASPLEWRLGKDNKFTMSSTPLAKSISSQKTIKVNDNDKNVEPRSFTSNVHEIREDLNMSSESMKSVEQKDSLEKDVLHNTTENKSESKYNNGNVTREKSPSLRNPREEQPVFSEKDAESNVLVLDESEDELLRLQDDSNNDEHEETFESLSANLEDAQTQPEGRVSVPHSSETWNPVCETEGYHGVAKSNGLRESVSQVMADVDFTDDESVVSGRSATPMVADPKTDNDGKKERSKTPSTHAEDIFYDLSNITDDESDSNTRETKEPKAKNGRFSNLQGSCVTQNPEAEENQSESNEKKDERDSVSKKAVDKVIPQSDDKDTNMNVRSNVEESDQIESTECEEKLSKVESSLKSRWSHVELENIPYVRIVRSPRADSLIKDKAADTSLQQAESERVTRLRRGSSMTKDSPSQKTKRPPRRASSTAKSSPRDSPARSIDSEEPPLLRRMTSMTSDLSTSALSQEEDPEKPPRLRRARSITATEMGSPSTRSLRSRRATSLVKDVQMSSFTMDETIGEAVSESGNFDASSSVKKDLRSARSKKSLRTETKDSDSESIKDELPVRRSTRLSSSSRKNSLSQEDVPRSPAKLTSDDEEDKNTRKRSLRARKSSVSSDTDKTTTSRASSRLSARDLDKKIIPEEEELKTSRRRRGNSVPKEITMQTSRRSRSSSIIKEIIPEVPESSEEDSKTLKSSVTRNTSDVVDRLTRNTRSRSMSIQSIPEELEEILSPPIRETRSARKEAAQSNVRERRASSADVIHKDVKRKVRSIRARNIVVEPIVEEPAESEDRTKSQEEQAESEVVSQDAIVSKRRTSTSTVKEDTKQDMKRKRGRPRKTDASLESSDLFTFSQPGKTDDVPVDEKEIGKVPNYVFSPPQPRSKSISPKQHQK; encoded by the exons ATGAAGGAGCTGGAGGAAGTCAACTGCGAG attCGCAGGATCGTGAACCTGCAGTTTCCTTTGACAAATCGATTGAGAAGTTCAGAGACCGAGGAGCATGGCCAGACCGCGAGGATTTCCCAGGAGCACGAAAGTGATAGCGAGTGCCGTGCAGGATTTTTACATAATGCAACATACGCTTGGTTGAGTCACGGATGCCGCTTGGTAGTcttcaatgtaaaaatagGAGAAAGCATTAGCAGCTGGACATTCCGTGGGATTGTAACGTCAGTTTCCCAATTTCCCGCCCAATCCGGAGAATTTCCGCTGCTGCTGGTTGGAGTAGACAACTGTGCAAACAAATTGAAAGATTCCTCTGggttattatgtatatttgactgCACAACATCCCGTGTCTTGAGAGCAATtcgt ATGACATGTGGAGTGGAACAAGTATGTGTCGTGTCAGGTGGCGCGGAATGGGAAGAgtttaatgataaaagattggaTAATGCACTAAATGAAATGGATGGAATAGCTTGTGTAGTCTTGCGTAATCTTCAGCATATCATGATTGATCTTCGAAGACGTACATGGGACGTATATGATTTGTCCTCTGTTATGGATGAAACATCACCGGCAGAGTTGGATTTTCTATCGGCGAAACAAGTTGTCGGCAGGCATCAGTCCAATCGGGAAAAGCATGCAGCTTATAATTTGTTGAATAGAC GTATAGAAAAGCACATTGGTTTTAATAGAGAAGAGTTCGAATCGTCTCCTTTACTCGGCGAGAGTTTGACCACCGCACTTATTAGTTCTACGAAAATCGGCTGTTTAATCTCCGGCTGTTTAGGCAGAGTGATAATTTGGCAGAACGACGGTTCTATAAGATGGATTAGCGCACCCATCGACGAGAACATGGCGGTCACACATTTGGCTCTACTAGAACCTACGGACGATCCTAGAccgttttattatttgtggGTAGTATTTCAAGATGAGTTGTCAAGAACGCCGCCGGTATTGAGAATGTATGCCATGTTGTTTGAGAGGAAATACTGTGACAGAGATGTCAACTTGTACTTCAACTTGGAGGATGACCCCAGTCTCAAGTTTGAGTCGGAGTTAAACGAGGGAGATAGGATCGTTGGCCTGTGCACCGTCGAGAGAGAGTCCAACTCTGAACAGACGGACTCGGGTGCCAGAAGAGGCGAGGATAATCTGCTGCTTATCGCCACCAATGAAAGGATGCTGCTGTTTGACCTGAATCAATGGTACAAGGAACAGATGCCGCGCACCATTAGCGAGTGTCAGAATCCAAACAGCATATTGGCGACGTATCGCACGCGACCGGACGCGCAAAACGCGGACAGTCAGGTGATGAGCTTCGCATACGTTCCTCTCAGTCTGCAAGAGTTTCCTATCTCGGGTCCAAATTCGCCTGAAGAATTGTTTTATCCCAACTCTTTGTCCCTCGAATGGGTGGAGTTGAGTTCGAGGAGACTGACATTCTGGATGACTCGCGGCATTCAGGCAGACCTGCTGCGCGAAATGGCCATGGCTGGTCCGATTATACTAATACAACCGTCTGAAACGTTCCACAGGTGTCTCTCTGTTGGACTGGTACCATTTAATTCGGAATTCACGTTCGCCAGCGATCAGAATGCGCAGCGGGAAATGTTGTTGTCGCTCTGTTTGGAGCAACGGTGGTCCACTTTTCTGGTGAAATGCGCCACAGAATGGTCGGACGGTAGTGCCTCTTACTTGTATCCTACTTTCCTTAAATGGGGTATTCAGAGAGCTTCCACGATAAAAATGATCGCTGATCGGCTCTGCGTTCCTCTGTTTGATCAGTCGGGCAGCAGCATCGGCGAAGCCGATGTAAAGAACCTGCGGTTTTGTTCTCAGCAATTGGAGTGCCTGTCCAGTGTGGTGGGTAAATTACCGTCCGCAGTGGCAGACTTAAAGAAGCAACGAAGAACATTGAAACGGGTGTCTACGTACTTTCAAGTGCTCCTTTGGTTCTATGACGTGGGACTGTTACCTGAAACGCAAGACttggaagaggaagaggaaagcACTTTGCCTATCCCCTTAGCGCTAAAAGTGCCTTATCCTTATGAGAGGCTCTCGGTTCTTTACAAGGAGAAACGAGCGCAGTTGCAGAAAGATAACAGCGGTAACGAAAAGGAACAAGACTTATTCATTGACGAGCTGATAACGCGCGAATGTTCCATGTTGAAGGCACAgtgggagagagagggaggcaCCATCACAGGCGGCTGTTATCCACCACCGTCGTTGCAGTCTCTTCTACGCAGTTATTTAACCGATTATCAGCAGTCGGAAGCGAGTGAGATTAGCTGCAAGCATCAGATCACAATTTATCTCTTGATGGATTTGCAGGCGATGCTGTCACAACAGCAATATCGTGCAGTGAAGCATTTGATCAAGTATCCGTCCGCGTTCAAGATGACTCCCAGCCTCATCAAGCTCACCCAGGCGTTTTGGCTCCTCGATCACGAGAACTACCAGGAATTCCTTGATACAATAACCGGCCAGCTAATTTCCGACTCTGACGTTAAGGATTGGCACCACAGGCTCATACTGCGCACTTTGGTGCGCAATAATCAGCATAAATTCGCGCTCGTGTACCTCCGCGTGAGGAAGCCTCCACTGTCTTCCTTAGAAGAGCAAGGTGTGGCGGTGAGCCTCTCGGTAGAACACGGTCTCGTGCAATCGGCCTTTCATCGCCGACCACCCTGTCACTACGAACAGCTGCTGATAAGTTTCTTCCGGGCGTGTAAGAAGTACGGCAAGCTAAACGAGATTTTGCATCTAGCGCTGGATACCGAGGAGGAAGAAGTGTTTATCAGGTTCCTCGAGGAGAATAAGACGAAAGATTTGAGGTTGTTGTACTATCTGCAACGATGCCGTTATACGGAGGCGATCGGTAGCCATCCGATCCGGCATTACCAATCGAATTTCACCAAGGACATACAGTCTACATCTTTCAGTATGCTCGACGCATATAACATGACTTTGCCCGATGTCACGAAGCAGTTCTCTACAAATGGATTAGCCGCGAGCAGCTCGGACGCAGATTTAAAGGCACGCTATTCCAGACCGATGTCGCATCGGAAGAGTCATGACAGGCTgcgaaatatatatgagaCGGTGATCGCGAAGGCTAGGGAGACCTATCTTCGTAATGAGAAGTATCAGGTTCCGTTCATCAGCGTACCGTGCATGTCACTCAAATTCAACAATTCCGGGACGAACATGAACTGCGTGTCATTTCCAGCACTGGTGCATAAGAATCGCGGCAAACGCAGAATCGATCAGGTCTACGAGGAGGACGCGGATGCGAGCGATATGTTGGACAGCGCGAAACGCCGAAGACTGTCAGACGGGACCGTCTCGTTAAACAAATCAGATTCGAGAGAATCGAGACTGACAGCGACCTTCGAGACACCTTTGGTAGAGCGCAAGTTTAACGTATGCACGAACAAAGACAATGTTCCGGAGACGCCGCAATCAATCCTGAAGATCAGACAGCTTGTAAGGAGTTCGACGTTATCCAGCGTCGGGACGCAGGAAGAAGAGATTGCCGATGGGCTATCCCAGAGCGAGAAGAAAACCAATAGACAAATACGTTTCAGCATTCAACAGTCCAAAAAAGCCTTGACTTAtgaagaagaggaggaggaagaggaagagaatgAAGAGAAGAAAGTAGAGGAAGAGGAAGCAGGTGATGTTAGAGCCAATGTTTCCTTCAGGACAAACGCGAGTAATGACGTCGTCGGCTCAAACAAGTCGGCGTACTACGAAAGCGCGATCCTCAGCGATACCAGCAGTATCACCTCCAGCAGGATCTACGGCTACGCCCGTCCGCGACCCAGCCTCCGAAGAAGTGCCTTATCCGTAGAGTCGTTACAAGAATCTAGCGCGAAGAAAGCAAGCGGCACATCCGCATATTTGTCCTCCTCGTCGATTGACGTAGACAATACATCGAAGAGATCCAACTCGTCACAGTTTGTTTATTCAACCACTATGCTGTCTCCCGACAGTAGCGTCGACATCAGTTACCCGACGACATCAGGACGCGCTAGCCCGTTGGAATGGAGATTAGGAAAAGACAACAAATTTACCATGTCATCTACCCCGCTGGCGAAAAGTATATCTTCTCAGAAAACGATAAAAGTCAACGACAACGATAAGAACGTGGAACCGAGATCATTTACGAGTAACGTGCACGAAATAAGAGAAGATCTTAACATGTCAAGCGAGTCCATGAAAAGCGTAGAACAAAAAGATAGTTTAGAGAAAGATGTACTGCATAACACAACTGAAAACAAGAGCGAAAGCAAGTACAATAACGGAAACGTCACAAGGGAAAAAAGTCCGAGCTTACGGAATCCTCGTGAAGAACAACCCGTATTCTCCGAGAAGGACGCGGAATCGAATGTGCTCGTCTTGGACGAGTCCGAAGACGAGTTACTTCGGCTGCAGGATGATAGCAACAACGACGAGCACGAGGAGACGTTCGAGAGCCTATCCGCGAATCTGGAGGACGCGCAAACGCAACCGGAAGGCAGAGTTTCTGTTCCCCATTCGTCCGAAACCTGGAATCCGGTATGCGAAACGGAAGGGTACCACGGCGTCGCAAAATCTAACGGCCTGCGAGAATCGGTGAGCCAAGTGATGGCTGACGTTGACTTCACTGACGACGAGTCTGTCGTGAGTGGCAGAAGCGCGACGCCGATGGTCGCCGACCCGAAAACAGATAACGATGGAAAGAAGGAACGTTCAAAAACGCCGAGCACTCACGCGGaggatatattttatgactTGTCGAATATTACGGATGATGAGTCCGACTCCAATACTAGGGAAACTAAAGAGCCGAAAGCGAAGAACGGTAGATTTTCTAATTTGCAAGGATCCTGCGTAACCCAAAATCCTGAAGCGGAGGAGAACCAAAGTGAATCTAACGAAAAGAAGGATGAAAGAGACAGCGTCTCGAAGAAAGCCGTCGATAAAGTTATACCGCAGTCTGATGATAAGGATACTAATATGAATGTTCGTTCGAACGTAGAAGAGAGCGATCAAATTGAATCGACCGAATGTGAAGAGAAGCTGTCAAAGGTTGAAAGTTCCTTGAAGAGCAGGTGGAGTCACGTCGAATTGGAGAATATCCCGTATGTCCGAATAGTTAGATCACCTAGAGCGGATTCGTTAATAAAGGACAAAGCGGCAGATACCTCGTTGCAACAAGCGGAATCAGAAAGAGTCACTCGTCTTCGCAGAGGAAGTTCGATGACGAAAGATTCTCCATcgcaaaaaacaaaaagaccTCCGCGAAGAGCGAGTTCAACGGCAAAGAGTTCACCGAGAGACTCACCAGCACGAAGTATAGATTCTGAAGAGCCTCCTCTATTGCGAAGGATGACTTCAATGACGTCAGATTTATCAACAAGTGCTTTGTCGCAGGAAGAAGATCCTGAAAAGCCGCCACGATTAAGGAGAGCCAGATCGATAACGGCAACGGAGATGGGTTCTCCATCAACGAGATCTTTGCGCAGCCGAAGGGCGACTTCTCTCGTAAAGGACGTGCAGATGAGTTCGTTCACGATGGACGAAACCATCGGTGAAGCTGTGTCAGAATCGGGAAATTTCGACGCGTCGTCGTCAGTCAAAAAAGATCTCAGGTCAGCAAGGTCGAAGAAGAGTCTTCGGACCGAGACCAAAGACAGCGACTCCGAGAGCATCAAGGACGAACTACCAGTGAGGAGAAGTACGAGACTTAGCTCTTCGAGTAGAAAAAACTCATTATCACAGGAAGATGTGCCGAGGAGTCCTGCGAAGCTGACGAGCGACGATGAAGAGGATAAGAATACGAGGAAGAGATCCCTGCGCGCGAGAAAGTCCTCGGTATCGTCCGATACGGACAAGACAACGACGAGCAGAGCCTCCTCGAGATTGTCGGCGAGGGATTTAGATAAGAAGATAATACCGGAGGAAGAGGAGCTCAAGACGAGCCGAAGAAGACGCGGCAATTCAGTGCCTAAAGAGATCACAATGCAAACCAGCAGGAGAAGTCGGTCCAgtagtataataaaagaaattatcccGGAAGTTCCCGAGTCGTCGGAGGAGGACTCGAAGACGCTCAAAAGTTCCGTCACGAGGAATACGTCGGACGTCGTTGACAGGTTGACGAGAAACACGCGCAGTCGAAGCATGTCGATACAATCCATACCGGAGGAATTGGAGGAGATTCTGAGTCCGCCGATAAGGGAGACGAGATCCGCCCGGAAGGAGGCTGCTCAAAGTAACGTCAGGGAGAGAAGAGCGTCCAGCGCAGACGTGATCCACAAAGACGTGAAGAGAAAGGTCAGAAGCATTCGTGCGAGGAACATCGTGGTGGAACCGATAGTGGAGGAGCCAGCCGAGAGTGAGGACAGAACAAAATCTCAAGAGGAACAAGCGGAGAGCGAAGTTGTTTCACAGGATGCCATCGTGTCGAAAAGAAGAACTTCGACCTCGACGGTCAAGGAAGATACGAAACAGGATATGAAGCGGAAGCGAGGCAGGCCGCGCAAGACCGACGCGAGTCTAGAGTCCAGCGATCTGTTTACCTTCTCACAACCGGGGAAGACGGATGACGTGCCAGTGGATGAGAAAG AGATTGGGAAAGTTCCGAATTATGTGTTCTCACCGCCCCAACCCAGATCCAAAAGCATTTCTCCGAAACAACATC AAAAGTAA